One window of Elaeis guineensis isolate ETL-2024a chromosome 11, EG11, whole genome shotgun sequence genomic DNA carries:
- the LOC105053981 gene encoding cell number regulator 6, with protein MAENSGQSRYVKLTKHQEVPVEEIRPGELNQPIRVPQLEVRRCSECGQPFPESYEPPADEPWTTGMFGCAEDPESCWTGLFCPCVLFGRNVERLREDIPWTRPCTCHAIFVEGGLALAVATAVFHGIDPRTSFLIGEGLLFTWWMCGIYTGIFRQSLQKKYHLKNSPCDPCMVHCCMHWCAICQEHREMKGRLSDNVIMPMTVVNPPPVQEMSMNENHGSSASDAGAQKNEHATLEMEAL; from the exons ATGGCGGAGAATTCAGGGCAATCGCGGTATGTGAAATTAACGAAGCATCAAGAGGTGCCGGTAGAAGAGATTCGCCCTGGAGAGCTGAATCAGCCCATTCGTGTTCCCCAG TTGGAGGTTCGCAGGTGTAGTGAGTGCGGGCAGCCCTTCCCAGAAAGCTATGAGCCACCGGCAGATGAACCCTGGACAACTGGAATGTTTGGCTGTGCCGAGGATCCTGAGAGCT GTTGGACTGGACTGTTCTGCCCCTGTGTACTGTTTGGGCGTAATGTTGAGAGACTCAGAGAAGATATACCCTGGACAAGACCTTGCACTTGCCATGCTATCTTTGTCGAGGGTGGTCTTGCACTGGCAGTGGCTACAGCTGTGTTCCATGGCATTGACCCAAGAACATCATTTCTAATTGGAGAAGGACTGTTGTTTACTTGGTGGATGTGTGGTATCTATACTGGTATTTTTCGGCAGTCACTGCAGAAGAAATATCATCTCAAG AACTCACCTTGTGACCCCTGCATGGTCCATTGCTGCATGCATTGGTGTGCAATCTGTCAAGAGCATCGAGAAATGAAAGGGCGCCTCTCTGATAATGTCATTATGCCGATGACTGTTGTGAACCCACCTCCAGTGCAGGAAATGAGCATGAATGAAAATCATGGTTCATCAGCCTCTGATGCAGGCGCCCAAAAGAACGAACATGCCACTTTGGAGATGGAAGCTTTATAG